One Gopherus flavomarginatus isolate rGopFla2 chromosome 13, rGopFla2.mat.asm, whole genome shotgun sequence DNA window includes the following coding sequences:
- the LOC127033781 gene encoding uncharacterized protein CXorf65 homolog: MLFRLLVEMFVTVLHGENEKTLFNIHCKVQLLLESIKHCCGYENEGEIELADVSGQVKNLLQNQHCYASELLSERETCVLLSVTRGEGSSEVVFTPLLKDEGIINPKFLAKLGNWEDSKVSSTRVKSKKAGKKPTVLLEVPSAEGKRSPSPQGNRTKTMVSSPKESRRP; this comes from the exons ATGTTGTTCAG GTTATTGGTAGAAATGTTTGTAACGGTCCTTCATGGAG AAAACGAAAAGACCCTTTTTAACATTCACTGCAAAGTCCAGCTTCTCCTGGAGAGCATCAAACACTGCTGTGGCTATGAGAATGAAG GTGAAATCGAGCTGGCAGACGTGAGTGGCCAGGTGAAGAATTTGCTTCAGAACCAACATTGCTATGCCTCAGAACTTCTGAGCGAGAGAGAGACCTGTGTACTCCTCAGTGTCACAC GTGGTGAAGGTTCTTCAGAGGTAGTATTTACACCACTACTGAAAGATGAAGGAATTATTAACCCTAAATTCCTTG CTAAACTGGGGAACTGGGAAGATTCCAAGGTCTCTTCTACCAGAGTGAAATCCAAAAAGGCTGGCAAAAAACCAACTGTGCTCTTAGAGGTTCCATCTGCAGAAG GCAAAAGGAGTCCATCGCCCCAGGGCAACAGGACTAAAACTATGGTTTCCTCTCCGAAAGAATCCAGGAGACCCTGA